In Eremothecium gossypii ATCC 10895 chromosome V, complete sequence, the genomic stretch CGCGCAGGCACCCCGCCGTAGCAACCGGAGAACAATGCATCTGTCTTCCATTGGCCTGCCCGTATTCACGACTGCAAACCGGCCCCTATACGGCAGGCTGCTCTTGCCTAACACGGCAGCACCAACCCCAAAATGCCCGCGGGTGCAACAATGCCCACCATCCGGGCAGCCTACCGGACGATCTATTGCGGGGCCTCCGCCAACGCTCTGCGCAGGTGTCGCAGCCCAAAATACGGTCAATCGCGTGCCCAGTTGCCGTCGCGAGGTCGCATTGTGTGCGGCGCCGCCATCTGGGCAGTGCAGATAACCGGGATGGCCGCGCAGTTCTCAAAGATGTCCCCGATTGTCCCTCGGCCCCTTCTGGACATTCCTGGCGATTGGCCCGCCGGATGCGGAGTGCCACAGTGAATCGTATCTGACACATGGTGACATCTGCCCTGAAATCAGTGAGACAAGGCGCGGACCAGGCACTGGGATGGGGTCGGTGCCAGGCACTATCTCCACGGATATTAGCGCGAGGAACCACAGCACGTTGCTGTGCAGGAAAGTGGGAGATCGACAGGGCAGCGTGCTATAAAAGTGGGCcgggcggcggaggcggcgggcCTGGCGGGCGGGCACGAGATGGACTACAGCGTGGCCAAGACGATCATCGTGGGGATCCCAGCGGATGACCCGCGGCACCACACGCCGATCTCGCAGGAGATCGGGAGCAACGGGAAGCCAAAGCGCAACACGTTCGCGTGCACGAGCTGCCACGCGGTGAAACAGCGGTGCATCCCGACAGACATGGGCGACATCTACCGCAAGCCGTGCTCGCGGTGCGTGAAGCTGCGCAAGCCGTGCGAGTTCGACCTGTCGAAGCGGACGCGGCGCaagcggcgcgcggcgggcgcgcggccgcggcggcgcgcggggcgggcgcgcgagcgcgcggcggtgCGGTGGGCGGGGCGTGGGGCGCCGCTGTCGCCGGCGAGCGGGCTGgcggcaccgccgccgcttgAGGGCGGCGCGGAGGCGGACGGGCTGACGGaggcggaggaggaggaggacgcgcaggcgcagctggcgcgggagctggcgcgcgtggacgggagcgcgcggcggctggaggcgctggcggAGATGCTGGCCGCGGAGTCGCGCGGCTGGGGGGCGTTTCTGGagggcagcgcggcggtACCGACGCTGAGCGACCCGGTGTCGCTGGGCATTGTGACGCTGGCGGAGGCGGAGTACCGGCTGGACTGCTACCGCGAGGTCGTCGCGGGCGGCATGCGCCTGCCGTTCCTGCGCGTGCCGAAGAGCTGCACGGCGGAACAGCTGCGAGTCGAGCAGCCGATCCTGTTTGCGACGGTGCTGTCGATGGCGTCGCTGGTGCTgccgggcgcggcgggccaGGAGGTGGTCAACATGAAGCTGGATAACTTCGTGCTGACGctggtcacccactacTGTATGCGCATCGGCGACCGCACGGTCGAGCTGCTCAAGTCGCTGATCCTGCTCTGCATGTGGTGCAACTACCCCGAGTGGTCGCACAAGACGCGCTACCACTACTTCAACTACCTGTGCTGCAACCTGGTGCGCGACCTGGGCATGCCCTACGCGTACCGGCCCATCCTGGTGGGCGAGGACGAGGGCCAGCAGCGGAAGCTGTCCGCGATGTTGGAGCAGGACCCGGAGTACCCGCGCCTGATCCTGCTGGCGTACATTATCTCGCTCAACATGTCGGTGTTTCTGCAGCAGCCGATCCAGTTCCACTGGTCGCCTGTCGTGGAAAAGGCATGCAGCGACATCCTCGACGCGCGGTACGTCTCCGAGCTCTACTCCGCGGAGGACAATCAGATGCTGATGCTGTTCGCGAAACTGCACCTCTGCATGGAGCGTGCCTACTCGATGCAGCGCGTGAACTCCGGCTACTCGTTCGTTGCCGCCGACAACGACGACACATTCTGCTCCCTGTTCAGGGAGCTTGAGGGCATCAAGATGCAGATGCCAAAGCACTACTGCACTGGCTATATTCTGACTGTCGAGGCGTACGTGTACGAGTCGGCAGTCTCTTGCTATCTGCTAAGAAACGGGGCGCTGAACTACCCACTGCCGGACAACATCTCCGACGCCTTCCTGACCGCGACAGAGCGCTCGGTGGCCGCAATGAAGGACCTGCTCAGCTCAGGAAATGACATCATCCCCTCGATCCAGTTGCTCGGCGCGTCCCGGATCATCTACACGATGGGTATGTCCTTGCTCAAGCTTCGCTACAACGCCCTGACCATGCCGGCCTTCGAGCCGCTCAGATCCTCTACCGAGGAGATATTGCCGCTCTTGCAACGTATTGCTACATTCCTCGATCAGCTACACGAGAGCTACCCTTACAACCGATCGATTAGCAAGCTACAGTATGTGTCCGCATTGTTCCTCCACACGTACCACCAAAAGATCAAAAAATGCATATATAGGCAGGAGACCACGA encodes the following:
- the WAR1 gene encoding War1p (Syntenic homolog of Saccharomyces cerevisiae YML076C (WAR1)), translated to MDYSVAKTIIVGIPADDPRHHTPISQEIGSNGKPKRNTFACTSCHAVKQRCIPTDMGDIYRKPCSRCVKLRKPCEFDLSKRTRRKRRAAGARPRRRAGRARERAAVRWAGRGAPLSPASGLAAPPPLEGGAEADGLTEAEEEEDAQAQLARELARVDGSARRLEALAEMLAAESRGWGAFLEGSAAVPTLSDPVSLGIVTLAEAEYRLDCYREVVAGGMRLPFLRVPKSCTAEQLRVEQPILFATVLSMASLVLPGAAGQEVVNMKLDNFVLTLVTHYCMRIGDRTVELLKSLILLCMWCNYPEWSHKTRYHYFNYLCCNLVRDLGMPYAYRPILVGEDEGQQRKLSAMLEQDPEYPRLILLAYIISLNMSVFLQQPIQFHWSPVVEKACSDILDARYVSELYSAEDNQMLMLFAKLHLCMERAYSMQRVNSGYSFVAADNDDTFCSLFRELEGIKMQMPKHYCTGYILTVEAYVYESAVSCYLLRNGALNYPLPDNISDAFLTATERSVAAMKDLLSSGNDIIPSIQLLGASRIIYTMGMSLLKLRYNALTMPAFEPLRSSTEEILPLLQRIATFLDQLHESYPYNRSISKLQYVSALFLHTYHQKIKKCIYRQETTTFPTLCMPVTPTLDRSSPSSAQLLSESLGFANIPTGTNNDIQAGLLRAPSSIIEPDEKKFHTIKVNSIYKHIAGTPSAEFSGGQLFCEPSSAPHSVDYLSDYLMDNAFVESDYDAFNDEVYGTAFFPQLK